One window of the Alphaproteobacteria bacterium genome contains the following:
- a CDS encoding low molecular weight protein-tyrosine-phosphatase, translating into MVRVLFVCLGNICRSPLAEGVFRRLVDEAGLAAQIGADSAGTGNWHVGQPPDPRAQATAARRGIDIARQRARQVAAVDFNDFDYMLAMDSSNLRDLTRIAPATTPARLQLFLDYAADAHTTDVPDPYYGGPDGFDRVYELVHGAATGLLGYIRTHDL; encoded by the coding sequence ATGGTCCGCGTTCTCTTCGTCTGTTTGGGAAACATTTGCCGTTCACCATTGGCGGAAGGGGTGTTCCGGCGCCTTGTCGACGAAGCCGGTCTCGCGGCGCAGATCGGCGCGGACTCGGCCGGTACAGGCAATTGGCATGTCGGGCAACCGCCCGATCCGCGCGCCCAGGCGACGGCGGCGCGGCGCGGCATCGATATTGCGCGGCAGCGTGCCCGGCAGGTCGCGGCGGTAGACTTTAACGATTTCGACTACATGCTGGCGATGGACTCGAGCAATCTGCGGGACCTAACCCGGATCGCGCCCGCAACGACTCCGGCGCGCCTACAGCTCTTTCTCGACTATGCCGCGGACGCCCATACGACCGACGTGCCGGACCCCTACTACGGCGGGCCAGACGGGTTCGACCGAGTCTATGAACTGGTGCACGGTGCCGCGACCGGGCTGTTGGGCTACATCCGGACCCACGACCTCTAA
- a CDS encoding universal stress protein produces MAREIRRIVVALDDSVESRVVLEEAVALAVRMKADLIGLFVEDATLLAAAQHPFIRQVSLSGQAIEAMDSPSLERGLRAQAESIRRTLQRAIGQQQLSWSFRVVRGKTSVQILEAVGGADLVIMGKTTPAVTRRARLGTTARIVANTPRGRILFSEPRLQRVLGGPGPIVAVYGEGPHADDVLDIAIALARVSASDLMVMIPTDTADDGQATKAKVAARLTAERVRATFRAAPQRGCDALVHSLSAHRGALLVLAQDTPLLGGDSVADLIERLDSPVLVVAPNHV; encoded by the coding sequence ATGGCGCGGGAAATTCGTCGCATCGTCGTTGCCCTGGACGACTCGGTCGAAAGTAGGGTCGTTCTGGAGGAGGCTGTCGCGTTGGCCGTCCGCATGAAGGCCGACTTGATCGGGCTGTTCGTCGAAGACGCCACGTTGCTGGCGGCGGCCCAACACCCGTTTATTCGGCAAGTCAGTTTGAGCGGGCAAGCGATCGAGGCGATGGACAGCCCGTCGCTCGAACGCGGCCTGCGCGCCCAGGCGGAATCGATTCGCCGTACTTTGCAGCGGGCCATCGGACAGCAACAACTAAGTTGGTCGTTCCGCGTCGTTCGTGGCAAGACGTCCGTTCAGATTCTGGAAGCGGTCGGCGGCGCCGACCTGGTCATCATGGGCAAGACGACGCCCGCCGTGACGCGGCGGGCGCGTCTGGGAACAACCGCGCGCATCGTGGCGAACACGCCGCGCGGTCGCATTCTGTTTTCCGAGCCCCGCCTGCAGCGGGTACTTGGCGGACCCGGCCCGATTGTCGCGGTCTACGGCGAAGGACCGCATGCGGACGACGTTCTCGATATTGCGATCGCGTTGGCCCGTGTGTCGGCGAGCGACCTGATGGTGATGATTCCGACCGATACCGCTGACGATGGGCAAGCGACCAAGGCGAAGGTGGCGGCACGCCTCACAGCGGAACGCGTCCGGGCGACGTTCAGGGCCGCGCCGCAACGCGGCTGCGATGCTTTGGTCCACAGCCTGTCGGCGCATCGCGGCGCGCTGCTGGTCCTGGCCCAAGATACGCCGTTGCTGGGGGGCGATTCGGTGGCGGATTTGATCGAGCGATTGGATTCGCCGGTGTTGGTCGTCGCGCCCAACCACGTGTAG
- a CDS encoding ATP-binding protein, whose protein sequence is MAVTPLSAEHLRRRCDLSSLSFETTDDLKSDDDVLGQDRAFEAIEFGIGIEHRGYNVFVLGPTGAGRHRYVRRILDARAGSEQKPSDWCYIHNFDDPRRPKALELPTGMGRSLRRDMGQLIDDLRAGIPAVFESEEYRNRRHAIDQEFRDRQEAVFEGVQKKASEKNIALIRTPTGLALAPVRDDEVIEPQEFQKLPEEERKRIETDIEALQQELQQRLQEMPKWDKERRDKARELNRETTRGAVAHQIMALRAKYMEFGKVVAYLDAVEKDIIDNSARLFLESEVEAPTPKALVQPDGDAPRRPELQFRRYEVNLFVDNSGDGNGSGAPVFHEDHPTQPNLIGRAEHQAELGALLTDFTLLHAGALHKANGGYLILDAAKVLMQPYAWEELKRTLFAREIKIETPFQSYVSTVTLEPEPIPLRVKVVLIGDRRLYYLLAAADPEFDELFKIAADFEDDLERDDALVEKYAGMIAAIAKKVEVRPLDRSGVARVIEHSSREAGDNRKLSARVGTVTDLLHESSHLAGLAERSVVTAADVQNAIDLRIKRADRIRTRSLEQIERGTILIDTDGHRVGTINGLSVLQIGGFAFGRPTRITARVRMGRGEFVDIEREVDLGGPTHSKGVLILSSYLGARYAVDRPLSLRASLVFEQSYGGVDGDSASSTELYAILSALAEAPIRQGLAVTGSVNQYGEVQAIGGVNEKIEGFFDVCAKAGLTGDQGVLIPRSNVAHLMLRQDIVDAAEAGKFAIYPIETIDQGIEVLTGVPAGEVDDTGIFPEGTINRSVEDRLVALADARRRYGVPGEGTA, encoded by the coding sequence GTTCGGGATCGGCATCGAACACCGCGGCTATAACGTATTTGTGCTTGGGCCGACCGGTGCGGGCCGGCATCGCTATGTCCGCCGCATCCTGGACGCCCGGGCGGGCAGCGAACAAAAACCGTCGGACTGGTGTTACATCCACAATTTCGACGATCCGCGGCGGCCCAAGGCGCTGGAACTGCCGACCGGCATGGGACGCAGCCTACGGCGCGACATGGGCCAATTGATCGACGATTTGCGGGCCGGAATCCCGGCGGTGTTCGAATCCGAGGAGTATCGCAATCGGCGTCACGCGATCGATCAGGAGTTTCGCGATCGCCAAGAGGCAGTGTTCGAGGGCGTGCAAAAGAAGGCCAGCGAAAAAAACATCGCACTCATTCGCACGCCAACTGGGTTGGCACTGGCGCCGGTTCGCGACGACGAGGTGATCGAGCCGCAGGAATTTCAAAAATTACCGGAGGAAGAGCGCAAACGCATCGAAACCGATATCGAAGCGCTCCAGCAAGAATTGCAGCAACGGCTTCAAGAGATGCCGAAGTGGGACAAGGAGCGGCGCGACAAAGCGCGCGAGCTGAACCGGGAAACGACCCGCGGCGCAGTGGCGCATCAAATCATGGCGCTGCGCGCCAAATACATGGAGTTCGGCAAAGTTGTCGCCTACCTCGACGCCGTCGAGAAAGACATCATCGACAACAGTGCCCGGTTGTTCTTGGAGAGCGAGGTGGAAGCGCCCACGCCGAAAGCTCTGGTGCAACCGGACGGCGACGCACCGCGGCGGCCCGAACTTCAGTTCCGCCGCTATGAGGTCAATCTCTTCGTCGACAACAGCGGCGACGGGAACGGCAGCGGCGCCCCGGTGTTCCACGAGGATCACCCGACCCAACCCAACTTGATCGGCCGAGCGGAACACCAGGCGGAACTCGGCGCCCTCCTAACCGACTTCACGCTGTTGCACGCCGGCGCGCTTCACAAGGCGAACGGCGGCTATCTCATCCTCGACGCCGCCAAGGTGCTGATGCAGCCTTACGCCTGGGAAGAGCTCAAACGCACGTTGTTCGCCCGCGAAATCAAGATCGAGACGCCGTTCCAGTCGTACGTGTCGACGGTAACGCTCGAGCCCGAGCCGATCCCCTTGCGGGTTAAGGTCGTATTGATCGGCGACCGGCGTCTCTACTATCTCCTCGCCGCCGCCGACCCGGAGTTCGACGAGCTGTTCAAAATCGCGGCGGACTTCGAAGACGATCTTGAGCGCGACGACGCATTGGTCGAGAAATACGCGGGGATGATCGCCGCCATTGCCAAGAAAGTAGAGGTGCGGCCGCTCGACCGATCTGGCGTCGCGCGCGTCATCGAGCACAGCTCGCGCGAAGCGGGCGACAATCGCAAACTCTCCGCCCGTGTGGGTACCGTTACCGATCTGTTGCACGAATCCAGCCACCTTGCCGGGCTTGCCGAGCGGTCGGTGGTCACCGCAGCGGACGTCCAAAACGCGATCGATCTGCGGATCAAGCGCGCCGACCGGATTCGAACCCGGAGCCTGGAACAGATCGAACGCGGGACGATCCTGATCGATACCGACGGGCACCGCGTCGGGACGATTAACGGCCTATCGGTTTTGCAAATCGGCGGCTTCGCGTTTGGGCGGCCGACCCGAATCACCGCGCGGGTGCGGATGGGGCGCGGCGAGTTCGTCGACATCGAGCGCGAAGTCGATCTCGGCGGACCTACACACTCCAAGGGCGTGTTGATCCTGTCGTCCTACCTGGGTGCGCGCTATGCAGTCGATCGGCCCTTGTCGTTACGCGCCAGTTTGGTGTTCGAGCAAAGCTACGGCGGGGTCGACGGCGACAGCGCCTCGTCGACCGAGCTCTACGCGATCTTGTCGGCGTTGGCCGAGGCGCCCATTCGCCAAGGCTTGGCCGTCACCGGATCGGTCAATCAGTACGGCGAGGTTCAAGCCATCGGCGGGGTCAACGAAAAAATCGAAGGCTTTTTCGATGTCTGCGCCAAAGCCGGATTGACCGGCGATCAGGGCGTCTTGATTCCGCGATCGAATGTCGCCCACCTGATGCTGCGGCAGGATATCGTGGATGCCGCCGAAGCAGGCAAATTCGCCATTTACCCCATCGAGACGATCGACCAAGGCATTGAGGTCTTGACCGGCGTGCCTGCCGGAGAGGTCGACGATACTGGCATTTTTCCCGAAGGAACGATCAACCGGTCCGTCGAGGACCGGCTGGTCGCGCTCGCCGATGCCCGTCGGCGATACGGCGTACCGGGCGAGGGAACGGCATAG